In Lotus japonicus ecotype B-129 chromosome 5, LjGifu_v1.2, one genomic interval encodes:
- the LOC130718435 gene encoding benzyl alcohol O-benzoyltransferase-like — MASSSDLVFRVRRCEPELIGPAETTPREVKLLSDIDDQDGLRCQIPVVQIYRCNPSMAGKDPVEAIRKALAKTLVFYYPFAGRLREGPGRKLMVDCTAEGVLFIEADADVTLDQFGDPLQPPFPCMEELIQDVPGSEGILNTPLLLIQVTRLNCGGFICAIRLNHTMSDAVGLVQFMSAIGEIARGMSEPTILPVWRRDILSARDPPKVTCTHPEYEQVHNIKEIISIPIDDMVNRNFFFGSTELASIRSFLPSHQLPCTNFEILTAFFWRCHTIALQPNSDEEVRMLCLVNARGKLDSPLPTGYYGNAFALSPAITTARKLCENSLGYALELVRKAKANVTKEYMHSLADLMVIKGRPLFTLQISFMVSDLKLAGFKRVDFGWGEAVYGGVAKAGVGPIPTLGYTPFKNAKGEEGLMTSIYLPSKAMEKLIKELNNVLKNHIQTTQGGPNSGFIVSSL; from the exons ATGGCCTCATCATCTGATCTGGTGTTTAGAGTGCGGCGGTGTGAGCCGGAGCTGATTGGTCCAGCTGAAACGACCCCTCGTGAAGTGAAACTACTTTCTGACATAGATGACCAAGATGGCTTACGGTGCCAAATTCCTGTGGTGCAGATCTATCGTTGCAATCCATCAATGGCGGGGAAGGACCCTGTTGAGGCCATTAGGAAAGCATTGGCCAAAACACTTGTGTTTTACTATCCTTTTGCAGGTAGGCTCAGAGAAGGGCCTGGTAGGAAACTCATGGTGGATTGCACTGCTGAGGGTGTTTTATTTATTGAAGCCGATGCAGATGTCACTCTTGATCAATTTGGTGATCCTCTTCAACCTCCATTCCCATGCATGGAGGAGCTCATTCAAGATGTTCCTGGTTCTGAAGGAATCCTTAACACACCCTTGTTGCTTATACAG GTAACGCGACTCAATTGCGGTGGTTTCATTTGCGCTATCCGATTAAATCACACCATGAGTGATGCGGTTGGTTTGGTCCAATTTATGAGTGCTATAGGAGAAATTGCTCGGGGAATGAGTGAACCTACAATCCTACCGGTGTGGCGTAGAGATATTCTAAGTGCAAGGGACCCACCAAAAGTGACATGCACTCATCCTGAATACGAACAAGTACATAACATCAAGGAAATTATCTCCATCCCCATAGATGACATGGTCAATCGGAATTTCTTCTTTGGTTCTACTGAGCTAGCTTCAATTCGTAGTTTTCTTCCTTCCCACCAACTTCCGTGcacaaattttgaaattctCACAGCATTTTTCTGGCGTTGTCATACAATAGCTTTGCAACCAAACAGTGATGAGGAGGTTCGCATGCTCTGCCTTGTTAATGCACGTGGCAAGCTTGACTCTCCATTACCAACTGGTTACTATGGTAATGCTTTTGCACTTTCGCCTGCAATCACCACTGCTAGGAAGCTATGTGAAAATTCATTGGGATATGCATTAGAGCTAGTGAGGAAAGCAAAAGCTAATGTCACTAAGGAGTATATGCATTCATTAGCTGATTTAATGGTCATTAAAGGACGACCACTCTTCACTTTGCAAATATCGTTTATGGTGTCAGATTTAAAGCTTGCTGGGTTCAAACGGGTTGACTTTGGGTGGGGGGAGGCTGTTTATGGAGGGGTAGCCAAGGCAGGAGTTGGGCCCATACCTACGCTAGGTTACACTCCCTTTAAAAATGCTAAAGGAGAGGAAGGTTTAATGACATCTATTTATTTACCATCTAAAGCCATGGAGAAGCTCATAAAAGAGTTGAATAATGTGCTTAAGAACCATATCCAAACTACTCAGGGTGGTCCAAACTCCGGTTTTATCGTTTCTTCATTATAG